The genomic segment TTGCGTTCGTTTTCATGAAGGCGAGGTCAATGCAAGGCTTTTAACGGGCTGGCGTGGCGATGTCTGCGGCGAACTGCTTAAGAAAGTGCTTGACGGACGGATGAGTTTTCGGGTCGCCCCGGCCGATTCACCGACCCCACTGTTGTTTGAAGATGCGTCATAAAGAAGATGGCTGACCCTACCATGAATGCTGGCCCCAATCGTTCTGACCGTCGTTTTCTGGGGATCGATGTTGGTGGAACAAACATCAAAGCAGGTGTTGTTGATGACAATGGGATTGTCATTTCCACCAGCAGTGTTCCCACCGAATCTGAAAAAGGACCGGATCACGGAGTGCAGCAGATGCACAAGGTTGCCATGAAGGCAATCCGCGATGCCGATCTGTCACCAGCAGACATTCACGCAGTCGGCCTTGCGACTCCCGGCACGATGGACATTCCCGCCGGAATGCTGCTCGATCCACCCAACCTGCCCGGATGGAAAGACTTTCCTGTGCGGCAGCGAGTGGCCGATGCCATGCAGTTGCCCGTGGTCCTGCAAAACGATGCCAACGCGGCTGCCTATGGAGA from the Planctomycetaceae bacterium genome contains:
- a CDS encoding ROK family protein, whose translation is MADPTMNAGPNRSDRRFLGIDVGGTNIKAGVVDDNGIVISTSSVPTESEKGPDHGVQQMHKVAMKAIRDADLSPADIHAVGLATPGTMDIPAGMLLDPPNLPGWKDFPVRQRVADAMQLPVVLQNDANAAAYGEYWAGSAKEANSLIFFTLGTGLGSGIIIDDFIIEGEHSHGAECGHTIIEMDDGRLCPTGQYGTGEAYCSATALLKMFEEAIESGRTSSVQQRINESTAISPLIIAEEAEHGD